The Lycium ferocissimum isolate CSIRO_LF1 chromosome 8, AGI_CSIRO_Lferr_CH_V1, whole genome shotgun sequence DNA segment ATTGACATTACTTCTAATGGTGTGGAGGATGGTTTTGCTCTACTAAGTCCTAATTCAGAAATCAACTCCAATGTATATTTCCTTTGATTAAGCAGTATCCCATGTTTTGATCTTATAACTTCTATTCCAAGGAAATACTTCAATATTCCCAAGTTTTTAACTTTGAATTGACTATGCAAATACTTATTTATCTCATCCACCAGGCTAGAACTGTTTCCTGTTATCAgtaaatcatcaacatatatcaAGATGATGACAAGTTCATTTCCTCTCTTCTTGCTGAATAATGAATGATCAACAGGAGCTCTATGTGTATCCAACATGCAACAATGCAGCAGTCAGCTTGATGTTTCATTGCCTTCAAGCTTGTTTCCGCCTATATAGTGACTTCAAAAGTTTACATACTTTGTTCTCCCCTTGTCTGTAGATCCCTAAGGCAGAGACATTTATACTTCCTCTTCCAAATCTCCTTGGAGGAAGACATTGTCGAAATCCATTTGGACCAGCTCCCAATTATGTGATGCTGCTATGCTGATCACTGTCCTTAATGTGACCATTTTTGCTACCGGTGAGAAGGTTTCATGATAATCTAAaccttttttttgtgtgtaaCCTTTTGCTACTAACCTGGCTTTGTATTTGTCAACTTCTCCATTAGCCTTTAACTTCACCTTGTACACCTATTTGGATCCAATAGTTTGTTTTCCTGGTGGCAGTTCAACTAGTTCCCAAGTGTTGTTCTCCACCAGTGCTTCAATCTCCTTCTGCATTGCTTCTATCCACACTTTCTCTTTTGATGCTTCATGAAAGTTTTTGGGCTCCACAACACTAAAGAAACAACTCaaatatgtttgatatgttggAGATAAATGAGTGTAAGATAGGTGGTTGGAAATAGGATATACACAGTGACTATTGTGTTGAGATGCCACCACGTAGTCTCTATGCCATATAGGTGGTCTGATACTTCTGGCAGGTCTGCCTTGTTCTTCTGGTATTATTGGCATTTGTTCATTAACTTGTTCATGTTGCTGCAGTATTGGTGCTTGTATCAGTTCCTCATCAttgacttgctcaacttcctcTTGTGCTTCATGATCTACCTCTTCAACTACTTCTGCTGCCTCAAATGACTCATTACTCTCAGCATTGTTTGTGTCAAGAACTGACACACCACCATCCCGGTATGTGGATGGTGCTTGTGCCATCTCATCATGTAGGAAAATTGGTGAAGTATCATTGACACTATCATCAGTAACACCATCAACTTCTCTTATCCTCATTACTTCAGTAATTCCCTCATGGTTGATCAAAAATATGTCATCTGTGCTAGGAGGAGACTCTTGCTTAAAGGGGAAGGTGAATTCTCTAAAGGACACATCTCTACTGATAAAGAGAACCTTTCTGTTGAGATCAAACAGCCTATATCCCTTCTGAGTTTCAGAATAACCAACTAATACAGATTTCCTACCCTTGAATCAAATTTATCTCCTCTAGGCAGCTTGCTAGCATAGCAAAGGCATCTAAATACTCTCAAGTGTTGAATGCTTGGTTCTTTCCCAAATAACTTCTCATATGGACTTTTCCCATCTAGGACCAATGTAGGAAGCTTATTGATCAAGTAAATAGTTGTTCTCACATAATTACCCCAGAAACTTATTGGAACACCACTCTGGAATCTTAAGGCTCTAGCAACTTCTAAGATGTGCCTATGTTTCCTTTCTACTGTTCCATTTTGTTGAGGTGTATAAGGATAACTACTCTGATGTATAATGCCATGTTGAGCAAACAATTCTACATAattagagttaaaaaaaaaatctatgccATTATTAGATCTAAGTGTTTTAACAAAGGCAACCAAACTGACTCTTCATCAAACTTATGGAATCTGAAAATACAGTAAACACTTCATGTTTTGAATGTATGAGACAAAACCAAGTATACCTGCTGTAATCATCAACCAATATAACAAAGTAGTGTTTGTTGTCATAAGTTGCCTTCTTATATGGCCCCCAAAGGTCAACATGCACAAGTTGAAAACAAGCAACAGTTTTATTCTCACTTAATGGAAATTTCAATCTATGATGTTTAGACAATGGACATACTGCACATCTATCCTGAACAGCAGACTCTACTTTGAACTTTAATGATGGGATATGCTTCATTGCACCTATTGAAGGATATCCCAATCTGAGATGCCGCAGTTCTCCTTCCTTATTGGGAATGAATTTGCCACTAGCTGTGTGTGATTTATTTTTCTTGACTCCTGCAATATGTACAAACCATCTCTTTCTCTACCAATCCCCATAACCTTTCCATTGAAGATTCCCTAAAACACACAGAAATCAGGTAAGAAAATTGTTGCACAACATAGTTCCTTGGTGAGTTTAGACACTGAGAGCAAGTTAAATTTGAAGTCTGGCACATGCAATACATTTTGAATCTTATGTCCTTCCAAGATCATAGCATTCCTGCATTTTCTATGTGATATTTGCCACTTGTAGGTATCTGCACCTGATTACCTTTGTGATCAGACAAACTTCAAAGTGCATTTAGAAGTTCTTTACAGGGTGTTATATGATGTGATGCTCTTGAATCTACTATCCATTCATATGCAACTGCATTGGATAATAGAGAAGTTATACCTGCCATGTTAGACACACATTTGTCCGTTCCTGATTCATCCAATTTATTCAAAGACCTCCTGATATTGTTGTGGAGTGAACAAGCCATCAGTTTTATGTTGTGAGCTACTGGACTCTCCTGAATTTCCATCAGTGGTAGTTGAGTTTGCATAGGGCTTGAAGTCACCATATTGTCCTTGTTTCTTCTTACTTTTGAAGTTTGCAGGATATCTAACCAATCTATAACAATATTTAGTTTTGTGTCCTTTGTATCCACATTCTCCACAAGGTGGACCAGAATATGCTGATGTTAAAGCTTCCTTCCTGTACCTGTTTCCTTGATTCTTTCCCGTTAGCATAGTTAGGGCCACAATATGACCAGTATCCACCACACCTAAGGCTCTTTGACTTTCTTCCTGTGTTGCCACTGCATAGGCTTCATTTACTGTGACATCAGATCCTTTTGCTAACAAGTTGCTCCTTATGTTACTATAACTTTCATTCAATCCCATTAGAAACTGTATCAGTCTCTGAGCTTTAAGATGATCTGTATAATGCTTGGACTCATCACAACATGAAGGTAAAGGCACAATTACATCCAATTCATCCCACAGTTTCTTCACCTTAGAGTAGTAACTGGTGACTGTGTCATTTCCTTGTTTTAGATTCACTATATCTGTCCAGATATGATAGATCCTAGTAAGgttagatctatcaaatctttCCTTAAATTCATCCCATACTTTCTTAGCACTTACAGCATAGATGATACTTAGTGTCAACTCACTTGAAATTGTGCTTCCTATCCATGACAATACTATAGCATCACACTTCTCCCATAACTCTTCTAAATCTCCTTTACCTTTATAATCACTGGTAACACAGTTTCCATTTATAAATCCTAGTTTTCCTTTACCTCTTAGAGCTAGTTTCATGGACCTGCTCCATAATATGTAGTTTTCTGGACCTGTAAGCTTAGTTGAAATCAGTACCATACCTGGTACATCTGAAGCTTGCAAGTAAAGTGGATGATGATGATCGACTGTAACAATTGTAGTTTCTTCtcccattttctttgtttcaagCTTTCAAGTATCCTCTCTAATGGAGTTTCGAATTGCGCAGTATAGATCGAGTGAtcactgctctgataccatgtgaaTTTATCAATTAGAAACCATGATCAAGCCTTAAGCTTGATCATGAAGATTGCAGTTGAAGCAAATCGAGTAGAGAGAAGAATTTTGTATTGAATTGAATTACATGTGAGGAGGGAAATGAGATATTTGTAGACTACTTTGGCCAGCTGTACTACAGCTAGCATACAACTAATCATTGCACTCAAAACTAACTAACAAACTAATGATCACAACATCAACTAACTCTCACAACCTCTGCCGCGTGAcatacaacaatatacccaaTATACAGTCCAATATATATCCAGTTTTGACAATTTTTAGTTTCTGAATGAGGCTGAAAGCTTCTCTTACTTCAACTTTAAAAGTCAAAGTACGATAGTTATTTTTTTCAACAATGAAGAACTTACGGAGTATTATGGTATAAAAATTGAAATTCCATACTTTTCTGTTTTCTCGTTAGTTTTCTCTAATGTAAAGCCTCATCTTGCGTTGTGATACTTATTTTTCCTTAgaattcagattttttttttaatacaactTGATCATTCTTTTTGTTACCTGTAAAATTACTAGaaataaaactttattttttctaatcaattttcaagaaagatttattttcaatttgCGTATCATTCTTAGCATTTTGAGGTCTAATTATtcgaaaaataataatttcattaataattattttagaaaattaaaagtAACAACATTCGATGTTTGAACAGTTTATAGGTGATATGAACATAATTTCAAaacattttgaaattttgaaatttattttgaaaagttagTTTATAAGGTTCTCTATTTCGTTCAGAAGATGAGGAGGGTATTGTTTTCTCCCAAAATGTTAGGAGTTTAGCTTGAATATATtcatatttgtcatttttgactttcaaaaatattaattctaCAATGACTAGCTCATTATGACTACTAGCTGCTTCAAGATCGAGTGGCTTCTGTCAATTCAAAGATGAAAAGGATTACTTGTTAAATTCAAATGGTTAGGTAGAATACCCTACAAAAGATTGATGGGGGATTAATTAGGTGGCATAGctattaaagaattaaaatccaGTTTGGAAACCAAAATCAgcccaaaaaaattatattcgTATCTCTAAGAGCAAATCAGAGAAGAAAAGAATATGTCCTAGGGGGCAATCTTGTATATGTTGGTAAAGTATATTCCAAACATATGCTATAGGTAAATGGAAATATTATAGATTCGAAGATTAGAAAAACAAAAGTTTGTTCAACTTTTCAAGATATTTTAAATggtcaaaagaaaaaatgaatgaaaataagtgaatgcAAACGCATAAACTTATACTTCtctcattttttataaatatttctattttattcatatatagtaaattttaatttgttccCTTTCTGTATATTCAATCTTTTGCCTATTACTTTCTAAAAGCATTGGTTCCTCATTCAATAATATTCTAAAAGGAAACTAAGGTAAGAGGGAAGGAGAAGTAGAAGTAGAAGTCATGAAGAAAGTGGCAGAAATAGGGATTAGgtaggaaaaggaagaaaataaacaatgatagagaaaaagggcaaaagaatttagaagaaacATATAGAAGTCCTAATGTGAATATGTGAtgacttatagcctgtttggccaagcttattttcccctaaaagtatttattttttcaataagtgcttattttaaaaaaaatgaggtgtttggccaagcttttggaagaaaataagtatttctgaaaaggaagaatttttcgtgctaaaaaaaaatagtttttgcccaaaaacacttttttgaaaagtacttctgagaaaaatacacttagaagcactttttaaaagtttggccaaacactaattggttctcaaaagtgcttttgaaattaattggccaaacacaaactattTTTcgccaaaagtatttttttgaaaagtacttttaaaaaaagtactttttaaaataaactaatttcataagcttggccaaacaggctagtAGATATTACTCTCATCTTTTTGTTGAGATCAATTCCAAtactttttggattttttttttaattcatacTTAATATTTAATCTACTTTAAATGaatacaaatcatatcatatatattgttAAAGTGTGTCatgtgatatgtataatttGAAGAAGAGTATAAATAAAACAAACGAGCTTtcagaattttatttttttaaaatcataaatagTCGCGAATaagaatttgatttttcttatgAATTTGATATCGATAAATCTCTGAATCGGCCATTGAACCTCGAACTATTTCTTTTTAAGAACCAAAAAGATTTGTCCCAAACTAACAGACGCCAAGAAGAACAAAAGTCACAAAAGTCCTTACCCGTCGTATAATACCATTTgagcttttcttttttgttgcgGTCAAATCCAATGTTTTCCGAAAacaactaaaagaaaataatgtacTTATCCACACTTTAACATCTATCTACCCAAAGAATGCAAATCATGTGTTTTGTCGGCAAATCTTCATAATGATATGTTGCCCAATTTAAGGAAAATACTTAcccatttaatatttttatcaaattaattaatttaatctacaacaacaacaacaacataccctaTTAATTCAATAAGTGGAGTCGGGAAAAGCTAGATGTATGCAGACTTTATCTTTCAATAGACCCTCGAGTCAAAAGAGAAGGTTTTCGAAAAAGGATTGCaagaattattaattttttctaaaGAGTTAACAATAAATGATATATATCACTTGATCTATAGTTATCTTGCATATGAATTTTTatcatttaattataatttagtGATACGTACTCTCTTCAATTTTAACTCtttaaattaaatcaattaaTCTAATGTAATAATTGAGTGGGCaaagtatttttcttaaaatggtAAATACATAATGACAAGACACatgatttgaatttttttggtaGACAAATGCCAGGTGTGaataacatttttctttttattttttttattagtagTCAAATTGTCAAAATCTCAATGCTCTTAAAAACCATAAAAATAGCCTAGTAAGACaactcaacttttttttttttctctccacttTCACTAAACAGAGAGGAAGAGAAACAAAGAACCTTATGATGAttcattgttttttttaatgagaATTTTAGATACCccattggttttttttttttttgctatgcAATGTTGTTAGCatctgatttttttaatttttttttagcattttacTGCTAAATCTTGAAGATTATGAGCAATCTGGCTGGACTAATTCTGATAAAGGAGGATTTTTTTTCTTAGGTAATGTCTTAATTTTGGTTCATCTCAGACACAATTTGGTTTCTTTTAGGGGCTAAGATGATATTTACTTAAGAACATGTTCATTTCTTGTAATTTATCTTCCAAGgttttgattttattgttgttctGTGAATTTCCTTAAACAGTGTTTTTTTTTGTGTCTggcttcattttatttttttcaacaacCCCACTTTTAATATTGATTTCCAAACACTGCTAAAAATAATAGGAATTAGCGACGGAAATATTCTGTAGCTAAATAGAAAAATCTATGCTAATCCTATTTGGCGACGAATTAGCGCGGAGAAATTCTATAGCTAAATGGAAAAATCTGTCGCTAATCTTATGAGACGAATTAGGGAtggattaaaaaaaagattatgttagctacgagcaatttagcgatgaagttcgtagctaatttcaattttttgtagTTAAAACTATGGAAGTGGCTTCTGTTTTTCCGTTGTTGTATATATGGTTTGAACATGGTTTTCCTTTTGTTTCATCTGCTATTAATTTGTGAATGGCACATTGTTTCTCCATATcattgtatatttctgaaattcTGTTTTCCTGTGGAATTTGCATGGTAGTAATTGTTATGCGAATTGATTTATACGCGTAGTGGCTTCTTGTTGCTGCTCATTCTGCTTTGTTAAGCAGTGGATTATGTAAAATGTACAATCTGATCTAACTAAAATTTTGCATCTCTTTGTGTCATGTGTTACATTTCTTCATTAGCTAAGAAAAGGTTGATTAATAAGTACCAAGTAGTTGAAATCTATGTTTACATTAGTTGCATCAGGGATGACAGTAGTTTAATGAAgggcttttttcatttttggcctgTCAGCCGAAATTAATTACAGGCACtatccaaaatatacaaaatatatacactgattatgtatattatatgtatgttatatgtatacaatAGGTATATTACATGCAATATAAactgtatattatatgtatgctatatgtatatttatacttgatatacaaaacctatacattttttggctattattcttttgaccggtccaaaaatgtaattatcccaTTTATTTTTGTATACATAATCTCATTCAAAAAATATAATGCTTTCAGGTTCTTGTCACTTTTAATCATCATGAAAGGGGAAACATCATGGATAAGTCATTGCCATGATCATGCTGCAATTAACACAGTTGAGTCTGATTCTTTCTCCGAGCTTAAAGATGAAGACAAAAAAGAAGTTTCCTCAGTTCTTGTGGATTTCATATTGCCTGATGATATACTTGAAAGGATCTTAGCATGTCTTCCTGTTGCTAGCCTCTTTAGGGCAAGTTGTGTGTGTAAAAGATGGCACGAGATAGTGAAGTCCGGAAAGTTCTTGTGGAACTCCTCCAAGTCTCTGTCTCATAAACCATGGTACTTTATGTTCACAAGTTTGAAGGAACCAGTAGGTTATGCCTATGATCCGACCTTTCGGAAATGGTACGGTATTGAACTCCCCTGCATTTGGACATCGAGTTGCtttatatcttcatcttctgGATTATTTTGCTTCATGGACAATGATAGTAGAACTGAGCTATATGTATGTAATCCAATAACCAAATGTTGCAAGAGCCTCAAGGAGCCACCTGGCTTCAAGTTTTCTGATTACAATGCATTGGCAATGTTCGTAAATAGGAAAACCCGTCGCTATAGTGTCAGTATTGTTAAATCGAAGCACATCCCCGGAAACCTCTTTCAGTGGGATATTTCCATTCACATATACGATTCTGGAACGATGACGTGGACCACCCGTTTGACCGATGTTTTGGCAGGATGGAGAGGTGGGGATGAAAGTGTAATATGTGACGGTATTTTGTATTTCATGATCTACTCGACTGGAATTGGTGGTTTGGAAAATCGTCATGGTTTAATCACTTACGACGTCTCAAGCATATCGGCATCGCCCGGTTTGTTGATGAGGAGTTTTATTTCAGTGCCATGTTCTCTTACATGTGGCCGCTTAATAAACCTGAAGGAAAAGTTAATAATGGTAGGAGGTATAGGGAGGCGAGATCGGGCTGACATAATTAAGGGGATCGGCATATGGAGACTTAACGGGACGGAATGGCAACAAATTACCCGAATGCCACATAAGTATTTCCAAGGTTTTGGGGAATTTGATGAAGTTTTTGCTAGTAGCGGTACAGATGACTTCATATACATTCAGAGTTATGGAGCACCTGCTCTTCTTATTTTCGATGTGGAGCAGATAAAGTGGAGGTGGAGCCTGAAATGTCCCGTGACAAAGAGGTTTCCCCTTCAGCTTTTTACTGGTTTTTGCTTCGAGCCAAGGCTTGAAATCGCTCCATAATTCTtctttagaaataaaaatatactttcttcccatatattttcaatttttgttcCTTTTCTCTTGGTACAAAGATTTATGAAAACTTTTATACATGTACAGTCTGGTGAGGCTTCTAAAATTATCGGATGAGAATATTTTAgacattttctttttccattctGAAATGTGAGTATTTCAGCTCCAAATTATTAATCGATACGTTTCTTGATTTATATCTGTAACTACATATGGTAGGGGTCTCTCAACTTTGAGAGATAATTCTTCAAAATTGCAAAGTAAAAAATTTCCTTCAAATCTCAATTGTGATTGACTTGTTTGTGGATCTTTTGGCATCTTAGTTTTGGGACCATAGTTACTTATCAAACTGTGATACAGATATGATTAGTAGAATGCATAATTTTACATGCAAATGGAATAAGTGAACTATTAGCAGTGTCTTTTGATGATCCAGATTTGTATTAGTCATGAGCATTtcagtgtgtgtgtgtgtgaaggaaGGTC contains these protein-coding regions:
- the LOC132068581 gene encoding F-box/kelch-repeat protein At3g61590-like, producing MKGETSWISHCHDHAAINTVESDSFSELKDEDKKEVSSVLVDFILPDDILERILACLPVASLFRASCVCKRWHEIVKSGKFLWNSSKSLSHKPWYFMFTSLKEPVGYAYDPTFRKWYGIELPCIWTSSCFISSSSGLFCFMDNDSRTELYVCNPITKCCKSLKEPPGFKFSDYNALAMFVNRKTRRYSVSIVKSKHIPGNLFQWDISIHIYDSGTMTWTTRLTDVLAGWRGGDESVICDGILYFMIYSTGIGGLENRHGLITYDVSSISASPGLLMRSFISVPCSLTCGRLINLKEKLIMVGGIGRRDRADIIKGIGIWRLNGTEWQQITRMPHKYFQGFGEFDEVFASSGTDDFIYIQSYGAPALLIFDVEQIKWRWSLKCPVTKRFPLQLFTGFCFEPRLEIAP